In a single window of the Subtercola sp. PAMC28395 genome:
- a CDS encoding response regulator transcription factor gives MTNAPEPVRVAIVDDHESVLLGIRAACREAGYEVVAVAATVDALLPLIEGEPVGVVVMDLSLGDGSSVTDNVLRARATGASVLIHSIADRTSSIREALAAGAAGVIPKASSTRIVMAAIATVAAGEVLNNLEWASAIDADQEFAKAQLGRREQDVLHLYASGLPLKAVAAQLGIAPSTAREYLDRVRAKYVEVGRPAPTKVDLLRRAVEDGILAIDDVSTSPR, from the coding sequence GTGACGAACGCGCCGGAGCCGGTTCGTGTGGCCATCGTCGACGATCACGAATCGGTGCTGCTGGGCATCCGTGCCGCCTGCCGCGAGGCAGGGTACGAGGTGGTCGCTGTCGCTGCGACAGTGGATGCCCTGCTGCCCCTCATCGAAGGCGAGCCTGTCGGCGTGGTGGTCATGGATCTGAGCCTCGGGGATGGCTCGAGCGTGACCGACAATGTTCTGCGGGCCAGGGCGACCGGCGCATCGGTGCTGATCCACAGCATCGCCGATCGCACCTCGAGCATTCGCGAAGCTCTCGCCGCCGGGGCCGCCGGCGTGATTCCCAAAGCCAGTTCGACCCGCATCGTCATGGCTGCAATTGCCACGGTGGCGGCGGGCGAGGTTCTGAACAATCTCGAGTGGGCGAGCGCGATCGATGCCGACCAGGAGTTCGCCAAGGCGCAGCTGGGCCGACGCGAGCAGGATGTTCTGCACCTGTACGCCTCCGGGCTCCCGTTGAAGGCAGTGGCCGCCCAGCTCGGGATCGCCCCGTCGACCGCCAGAGAGTATCTCGACCGTGTGCGGGCGAAATACGTGGAAGTCGGGCGCCCGGCACCCACCAAGGTCGATCTGCTGCGGCGTGCGGTCGAAGACGGAATCCTGGCGATCGACGATGTCAGCACCTCACCGCGCTGA